The following nucleotide sequence is from Paeniglutamicibacter kerguelensis.
CACCCCGTCGGCACCACCGGCATGCTGGTCGAAATCGAGGGAGACCGCATGGGGCTGACCCTGCAGCTCCAGCTCGACCAACTGAACAAGTACCCGGGCCTTGACCTGGCGGCGGGCGATCCGATTCCGGCCGGAACCATCGAGCAGCTCGTCAACGACAGGGTCGCGATCACCGCGGGCGGCGAGGCCGGCGCCACGGAGATCACCGGAGTCGCCCACGGCATCGTCAACGACCGCGACGCCGTCGTCGTGGCAATGACCGCGGTGTCCCCGACCGGGTCCGGTCCCTTCACCGTGAAGTCGTCGCTGATGACCGACGTGATCGATGGCCACAAGGTCTACGTCTCGCGGGTCGTGGAGGGCGAGGAAGCGGAGCTGCTCGGCGTCATCACCGCGACCCAGCAGACCCTGGAGGTCGACGCGCACTCGCAGAAGGCGGGCCTCGGAGAGATGATCGCGCACGGCATGCACCACATCGCCGACGGCTACGACCACCTCTTGTTCCTTGCGGTGCTGCTGCTCTCGGCCCCTCTGGTGGCGGTGCGCACCGGCGCCGGATGGCGCTGGAGCCAGCACAAGGCAGGCCTCGGCCCGTCGATGAAGCGGATCCTCGCCATCGTCACCGCCTTCACCATCGGCCACTCGGTCACCCTGCTCGTGGTGAGCCTGGGCTGGTTCACCCCTCCGGTCCGCTACGTCGAGACCTTTGTTGCGCTCTCCATTGCGGTGGCTGCGTGGAACCTGGTGCGACCCATGTTTGCGCACGGCGAGGTGATGCTGGCCGGTCTCTTCGGGCTGGTGCACGGCATGGCCTTCGCCACGACGATCCTGGAGATGAACCTCAACCTTACCGACACGCTGGTCGCGGTGCTCGGCTTCAACATCGGCATCGAGCTGGCCCAGCTGCTCGGCGTGCTGCTGGTGGTCCCGCTGATCCACGTCGCAGCCAACGGAAAGCACTACGGAACTTTCTGCCGGGGCCTCGCCGCGTTCGGCGTCGTGGCCTCGGCCGCCTGGGTGGCGGGCATCTGGACGGACACGGACTCGGCGCTGACCCCGCTCTTCGACGGCGTCGCCGCCAACCCGCTGCTCTCCTACGTGGTGTTCATCGGCGCCATGCTGTTGCTGGGGTACACCGGGGGCCGGACGCCGGGCAATCGGGCGGCCGAGCCGGAGGCCAAGCCCAAGTCCAAGGCCGATGCCCTGACCGCGGCCAAGTAGCGCCGCCAAAAACCGCTGCCAGACAATCCCCGCGGGAGGCCGTCAAACAGGCCCGGCGGCCTCCCGCAGCCGACTGCACCGCAATGTCCATTTCGAAGCATGCACTGGTCAGGCGGCGTTCATGTTGGGGACACCGACCCGACACGTTGAATCGTTACGTTTGTCGGCGTGAAACCTGACGCGCGCAGCGCACCCCATACATATCGAAACATTCTCGCGGTATTCATAGCGACAATGACCTTCCTGCTATCCACCGTGGGCACCGCATCCGCCCACCAGAGCCGTGACCATGGAGAGCTCGTCGTCTCGACCAGCGGGGCGACCTCCACCGGCCACATGATGCTGAGCAACGAGATCGTCGGCATCGAGCAGTCCGCCGCCTGGGCGCAGACGATGCTCGCCGGTGCATGCCCGCTCACCGCCGAAGGCGTGGCCGGCGAGACCGGTGGAGCACCCGGCTCCCTCGTCCTCCAGCTGGCCTGGGACTGCAAGCTGGACCAGGTTGACCTGTCCTCGCTGCTGCAGGCGGCCCAGATGGACTCGCTCGTGGTCGAGTTCGACGGCAACACCGTCGTCGCCACGGCAGCGACCCCCGTCGTCGACGCATACGGCGTGCACGAACCGGCACCCGTCGGAGGGCTTGAGCTGCCTCCGCAGAGCCTATTGATCCTGGCCTTGGGACTGGGCGTGGCACTGGTTGTCATCCTCGCCCGCCGCAAGGTTCCCGCCGACTCCGATCGCCCGCGCGCAGAGCGCCCGGCGCGAACCGGCAAGTTCCGCGTTGCCACCAGCGGCGGCCTGGTCGTGGCCTTGATCGCCCCGCTGCTGGTGCTGGCCCCGGGTGCCGCCACCGCTGCCCCGGTGTCCCCCGCTGCCACCGAATCCGCGGCAGCCAGCGAGTCCGTTGATTCCCCGGCAGCCATCGAAGCCCCCGAACCCCCCGCACCCAGCGCGGACCCTGCCCCCACCACCACTTCGACTGCCCCATCTGCTCCAACTGCCAAAACCACTTCCATCACCCCCGGACTGACCCTCACCACGCAGGACCCGAAGGTCGGGCAGCAGCTCTCCTTCCGCTACATCACCGACGCCCCGGCCTCGAACAACTGGGTGGGGATCTACGGACCCAATGACACCCCGGGCCCCATCGCCGCACGGACCTGGGGCTACGCCGCCAAGGCCGACGGCACCATCACCCTGGGCAGTGGCGTCCTGGGTGCCGGCACCTGGACCGCGCACTTCCTGGCCAAGGACGGCTACGAGCCGCTCGCCGACCCGATCACCTTCACGCTCACCAAGACGACCTCCACCGACGTGGCCGTCGTCCAGGGCACCGTGTTCAAAGACCTCGACGCCGACGGCGTCCGCGACTCCGGCGAGCCCGGCATGGGCGGCGTCTCGGTCACCGACGGCGAGGTCTGGTCCAAGAGCGAGGCCGACGGATCCTACAGCTTCCAGATGGACCGCACCCGACGCGAAACCGACCTGGTCCAGATCGTGTCCCCGAACGGCTACACCCCCGCGCTGCGCGCCGACTCCGTGCCGCAGCACTTCCGCAACGTCCCCGCCGGCCCCTCGCCGCTGACCGGGCTGGACTTCGCCCTGGTGCCGGACAAGAACGCCGCGAACCCCAAGGAGAAGTGGTCGATGGTCTCCGACGTGGAGGTCAGTAACACCACCGACGCCTCGGCCGCCTCCGGCCTGCCGACCTGGACCGGACGCGTGAAGGCGATGTCCGAGAACCTCGAAACCACCATGACCATCACCACCGGCGACCTGACCGTCACCGACTACGCCGCCGAACCGCGCCGCCAGGGCGGCTACGACGTGCTGCGCAACGGCCTGACCGCCGGCAAGCTCGGCCACGCCTTCTACCCGGTCGTCGGCAACCACGACGTCGGCGGTACCGCCACCTCGGTGGGCTACGGCGGATCCATGGAGTACTGGCGCAAGAACATGGGCCCGGAGTGGTACAGCTTCGACCGCAACGGCCGCCACGCGGTGGTCTTGGAGAACAACTACGACTCCTCCGGCTTGAAGCCACAGCTGGAATGGCTCAAGGAGGACCTGAAGCGCCACGCGGTGGGCAAGCAGGTTATGGTGTTCGCGCACCGCTCGCTGTTCACCAAGTGGGGCCCGGGCGCCGGTATGCAGCCGATCATCGACGAGCTCGCCAAGTACGACGTGCGCATGTTCGCCGCCGGCCACAACCAGCAGGCAGAATACCGCCGCGGCGCGTTCAAGCGCTCGGTGGAGGTCAACAACATGGGCACCTACGGCCTGGATTCCACCCGCCCCGACTACAAGATCGTCGACTTCTCCGGCATCACCGATGACCCGGCCACCGAAGCCAACGAGGACACCGGCTACATCGGCGGCACTCACCGCCAGTTCGGTGTCAACGACGACGTGGCCATGGTCAGCCCCGCCGCGAGCAGCACCCACGGCCACAAGTCGGGCGTGCCCGTGCAGCTGTTCGTCGAGGACGACGGCCGCACCCCCGACACCGCGTCGCTGGTCGTGACCAAGAAGCCGAACGGCAAGACCGTCTGGAAGGACGACGCCCTGGCCTTCGGCAAGGAGAAGAAGGCCACCGGGATCGTCAATTGCTACACGCCTCCGGGCGGCAAGGCAGAGAAGTGCCCCGAGGTCAGGACCTCTTGGACCCGGGCCGGTGCGCACATCGAGGGACTGACCCCCGGCAAGTACGTCGCGACCATGAACGCCGTCGACACCGCCGGGAAGACCTGGCCGAAGGTCGTCAACGAGTTCGAGGTCCTCGCCGATGCCCGCGTCTCGAAGGCCAAGCCGGGCCAGGACTGGCTGCGCCAGGGCCGCGACGAGTCCGGCGGATCGGATAGCGCGGACAACCCGGGTGCGGACCTGGACCTGCGTTGGTCGGCAAACACCGGCGAGCAGTTCCACCTCAACGGCGCCGCCGTGGTCGACGGAAAGGTCATCGTCGCCTCCCGCGCGCTGGACTCCCCGTACAGCATGATGCTTGCCTACGACGCCCGCACGGGCGCCGAGGCCTGGCGCACCTACCTCGACGGCGACGCCGAGTCCTCCCCCACTGTCCACGGCGACAAGGTCTACCTGACCACCGGCGTCGGACGCGTGTACGCGCTTGACGCCAAGAACGGCGCCGTGGCCTGGGAGTCCATCGAAGACGAACACAACAAGGGCGAAACGGTGCGCCGCTACGGCCGCGCCGGCGGCCCGGTGAGCGTGTTCGACCTCGAGGGCAAGCCCCCCGTGGCCGTCTACCAGGAATGGGGACACGTCATCTGCCGCAACGCGGACACCGGTGCCAAGCTGCCAGGCGGCTTCGCCGCCCCCGCCGGCTGGGGACAGTTCCGCAGCACCGCGGTCCGCGAACCGGGTTCCACCACCGCGTTCCTGCACTCGGGCTCCAGCCAGAGCCTGATCCGCATGGACCTGTCCACCTGCAAGCAGCTGTCCTCGGTGGACACCGCGGGTGACCTGTTCACCCAGTCCTCCCCCGCCTTCACCAACCCCGAAGCAGGAGAACCGCAGCTGGTGACCACCACGGTCTCCGGCACCCGCGGGCACAGCCCGAAGGACGTCAGTACCAGCTGGCACGCCAAGCTCGGCACCGGCGCCACCTGCCAGGACGGCCCGCCGCCGGTCAGCAGCCCCGCGACCTTCGACTCGAAGGCCTATGTGGCCAGCATCGATGGTGTGGTGCGGGCGTACGACACCACCTCGGACACCCCGGCCACCCCCCTGTGGGAAACCAAGCTGGGTTACCTGCCGGGCGAAAGCCCGATGGATGACCCGTTCCGGGTGCAAGCAGGCTGCAAGGGCGAAGGTGCCGGCTCCCCGGCCGGACACGCCTTGGCCACCGAGACCGTCATCTACGCGGGAACCCGCGACGGACGCATGGTCGCTCTTGACCGGGCTTCGGGCAAGAAGCTGGCCGAGTACAACCTCGGCGCAGCTGTGGCCTCGTCGCTGACGGTCAGCGGCAACACCCTGTTCGCGCTGACCGACGACGGAACCATGCACGCGTTGGTGGCCACTAACTCCGCACCGAACGGAGGCTAACGCCTGCTGACGTGTAAATACGTTTGTCACCAAGTCATATAAGGAAGCGGCTCCCGGTTCATTGAACCGGGAGCCGCTTGCTTGTGCCGGTCGCACCTTCACCGGGTGCCCGGTTTCGGGGCAAACAAATGGCCCTCCGAATCAACGTTTCCGTGATTCGGAGGGCCGATCAGGTGGAGCATAGCGGAATCGAACCGCTGACCTCTTCGATGCGAACGAAGCGCTCTACCAACTGAGCTAATGCCCCGGGTCTCGGGCCAATGCCCTCAACGATTCATAGCCTAAACCCACAAAACCCCATGAACAAAATATGGTGACGCCAGATGCCTATTCGGCGGATTCCTGCTCGATGGAACCGGCCTCGATGGATTCCCGGGCAACGGTGTACTGACGCTGGATATAGGCTTCGAGTTCGCTGCGCTCAACACGCCACACCCCGCGGCCGCCAATCTTGATGGCAGGGAGGTCGCCACTGCGCACCAGTGAGCGCACCTGCGGCAGGTTGACGTTCAACTCGTCGGCAACATCTTCAAGACGCATGAATCTCATACAAAGAACGTTACCCCCATGCCGAGCGGGAAACGCGTCAAACCCATTTTGTGGATATCCAACCCCCGGCGCGGAACAGGCCAAGCCCCCGTTAACCAAAAGGTGGTCCGCGACAACTCCAAGCGTTTGGAATCGTTGCGGCCCACCCTTGAATTCGACCTGAAACCTTGTGGGTCAACCCAAAACCGGGACCTGATAGGTTCCCGGACCGGGGGTCTGCTCGCCGCGGCTTGTGGCGTTGGATGAGCTGCTAACAACTACTAAAGCAACCATCGGTCATACCGTGCAACACAGTTGGGAATCGCTGATCATTTTGACTAACATGGAGCGGTAGCTACCGAACAACTTGGTCAATCTGACCGCACTTAGCCGAAGGAGTCGGAATGACGCCGGAATCGTACCAACTGGATGATACGGACAGGCGCATTGTCTTGGCCCTGGATGATGATCCCCGCGTTCCGACCATGATGCTTGCGCAGCGTCTGGGCCTCGCCCGCGGCACGGTGCAGACTCGCATGGAGCGGCTGGCCACATCTGGTGCTTTGCGCCCGAATTCCAGCCGCGTAAAGCCGGTATCCGTCGGCCGTGGCGTTTCGGCCATGGTGAGCGCGGAGCTTGACCAATCGCATCTCAACGAGGCGATCGAGGCGCTGCGGAAAATCCCCGAGGTCCTTGAATGCGTCGCCCCCGCCGGTGACACCGACCTGTTGATCCGCGCAGTGGCGATCGACCCCGATGACCTGTACCGAGTGAGCGAGGAGATCCGGTTGTGCCCCGGCATCACCCGCACCTCCACGTCCATGATCTTGCGCGACGTGATCCCCTACCGCACCACGGAGCTACTCAAGCACCTGAGCTAGGGCGTTGCCCCACCCGGAACCCCCTGTGACCGTTCGGCCGTTTCCCCTGGAAGCGGCCGAAGGTGTTTCGGCGCCTTGCGCCGATGCCATAGGCTTTCAGGGGGCCGGGACAGGCCTCACCACCAGTCAATCCAGGAGCACCATGAGCACTTCCACAGGCCTGAGCAACATTGACGTTGCCGGCATGACCACCGATCAGAGCCCGTTCCCCAGCGCCACGCGTGCAGGTGACTTCATTTTCGTTTCGGGCCAGGTCTCGAAGGACGAGAACAAGGTCTTGGTGGGCGAGGGCGACATCTACGCGCAGACCGTCCAGACCCTGAAGAACCTGGAAAAGGTGCTCGCCGCCTACAACCTGACCTTGGCTTCGGTGGCAACGACCACCGTTTACATCAACGACGCGGCCATGGCCGGCGAGTACAACCGTGCATGGGTCGACACCTTTGCCGGGCACCGTCCGTCGCGCGCCACCATCGTGGCCCCGCTGCTCAACGACAAGCTGCTGGTCGAGGTCCAGGCCACCGCCTGGGCCGGCAAATAGCCCCGAAATCTCCAATGCCCCTTGAGGGTGCGCGGTCCCGGATCCCGGCGCCGCGCACCCGCAAGGGGCATTTTGCTGCCCGTTGCGCGGCTTCAGCGTTCCTGCATCGTCATGCTGCGCAGCCTGGTTTGGGTGCTGAGATCCGTGGTGGTCAGGCGCAACCATAGCCAGAGGCGCTTTTGCGGATCGTCGAGATCCAGGCTGAAGGTCTTGGCCATCTGCGCAATCCGGTAGCGGACCGTGTTGTTGTGTACATGCAGGCTTGCCGCCATGGTCGAAATATTTCCGTTGGAGACCAGATAGGCCCGCAGCGTATCCGTGTAGTCCGTCTGGTGTTCCTCGTCGTAGGCGCGGATTGCCTCGATGTCGTCGGCCGCGCCAAGCCCCTGTTCCGCGACGAATCTCCCGATCTTCATGAGGTTCAACGGAATCCGGTGGTCCTCATAGAGGGCAACGGCAGGCACCGCCTTGCCCTCGATGCTTCCGGCACCCCGTGCCACGGCTTCCCGGTTCAGCAGGTATTCAAGCGCCTGCAGCGCCTCGGTCCGCGATTGCGGCAGGTCCTCGACGCGCCGCGCGATGCCGCCCACCGTGGCAATGAGCGGGTGGGAACTGATCGTGTGGGAATAGGCCCCGATCTCCTGCACAACCCTGCGGTGCAAGGCCCGGGCGTCGTTTCCGGGGCAGGGAAACACCGCATAAATGACCGAACCGATCAGGGCGCTGTGGCTGGTCCTGAACTGCACGTTGGACACCGTTGTGACCAGGTGCAGCAGCCGCTGGATTTCACGCACCGAATCCAGCGAACCCGATTCCGGCCTGGCGATCGTCAATGCGGCAACCGCGAGCCCCCGGGTCACGTCCAGCCCCAGCTGTGCGGCGGCAAACGAGGCATGCGCGGGGTCGTCGATGAGCGTGCGGATCAGGTCGCCGTTGCGCCGTTCCCCGAAGTCCG
It contains:
- a CDS encoding helix-turn-helix domain-containing protein, with product MRLEDVADELNVNLPQVRSLVRSGDLPAIKIGGRGVWRVERSELEAYIQRQYTVARESIEAGSIEQESAE
- a CDS encoding Lrp/AsnC family transcriptional regulator encodes the protein MTPESYQLDDTDRRIVLALDDDPRVPTMMLAQRLGLARGTVQTRMERLATSGALRPNSSRVKPVSVGRGVSAMVSAELDQSHLNEAIEALRKIPEVLECVAPAGDTDLLIRAVAIDPDDLYRVSEEIRLCPGITRTSTSMILRDVIPYRTTELLKHLS
- a CDS encoding HupE/UreJ family protein, which encodes MRRLVMIFIAFLLLFVPAAAAQAHPVGTTGMLVEIEGDRMGLTLQLQLDQLNKYPGLDLAAGDPIPAGTIEQLVNDRVAITAGGEAGATEITGVAHGIVNDRDAVVVAMTAVSPTGSGPFTVKSSLMTDVIDGHKVYVSRVVEGEEAELLGVITATQQTLEVDAHSQKAGLGEMIAHGMHHIADGYDHLLFLAVLLLSAPLVAVRTGAGWRWSQHKAGLGPSMKRILAIVTAFTIGHSVTLLVVSLGWFTPPVRYVETFVALSIAVAAWNLVRPMFAHGEVMLAGLFGLVHGMAFATTILEMNLNLTDTLVAVLGFNIGIELAQLLGVLLVVPLIHVAANGKHYGTFCRGLAAFGVVASAAWVAGIWTDTDSALTPLFDGVAANPLLSYVVFIGAMLLLGYTGGRTPGNRAAEPEAKPKSKADALTAAK
- a CDS encoding PQQ-binding-like beta-propeller repeat protein, with amino-acid sequence MTFLLSTVGTASAHQSRDHGELVVSTSGATSTGHMMLSNEIVGIEQSAAWAQTMLAGACPLTAEGVAGETGGAPGSLVLQLAWDCKLDQVDLSSLLQAAQMDSLVVEFDGNTVVATAATPVVDAYGVHEPAPVGGLELPPQSLLILALGLGVALVVILARRKVPADSDRPRAERPARTGKFRVATSGGLVVALIAPLLVLAPGAATAAPVSPAATESAAASESVDSPAAIEAPEPPAPSADPAPTTTSTAPSAPTAKTTSITPGLTLTTQDPKVGQQLSFRYITDAPASNNWVGIYGPNDTPGPIAARTWGYAAKADGTITLGSGVLGAGTWTAHFLAKDGYEPLADPITFTLTKTTSTDVAVVQGTVFKDLDADGVRDSGEPGMGGVSVTDGEVWSKSEADGSYSFQMDRTRRETDLVQIVSPNGYTPALRADSVPQHFRNVPAGPSPLTGLDFALVPDKNAANPKEKWSMVSDVEVSNTTDASAASGLPTWTGRVKAMSENLETTMTITTGDLTVTDYAAEPRRQGGYDVLRNGLTAGKLGHAFYPVVGNHDVGGTATSVGYGGSMEYWRKNMGPEWYSFDRNGRHAVVLENNYDSSGLKPQLEWLKEDLKRHAVGKQVMVFAHRSLFTKWGPGAGMQPIIDELAKYDVRMFAAGHNQQAEYRRGAFKRSVEVNNMGTYGLDSTRPDYKIVDFSGITDDPATEANEDTGYIGGTHRQFGVNDDVAMVSPAASSTHGHKSGVPVQLFVEDDGRTPDTASLVVTKKPNGKTVWKDDALAFGKEKKATGIVNCYTPPGGKAEKCPEVRTSWTRAGAHIEGLTPGKYVATMNAVDTAGKTWPKVVNEFEVLADARVSKAKPGQDWLRQGRDESGGSDSADNPGADLDLRWSANTGEQFHLNGAAVVDGKVIVASRALDSPYSMMLAYDARTGAEAWRTYLDGDAESSPTVHGDKVYLTTGVGRVYALDAKNGAVAWESIEDEHNKGETVRRYGRAGGPVSVFDLEGKPPVAVYQEWGHVICRNADTGAKLPGGFAAPAGWGQFRSTAVREPGSTTAFLHSGSSQSLIRMDLSTCKQLSSVDTAGDLFTQSSPAFTNPEAGEPQLVTTTVSGTRGHSPKDVSTSWHAKLGTGATCQDGPPPVSSPATFDSKAYVASIDGVVRAYDTTSDTPATPLWETKLGYLPGESPMDDPFRVQAGCKGEGAGSPAGHALATETVIYAGTRDGRMVALDRASGKKLAEYNLGAAVASSLTVSGNTLFALTDDGTMHALVATNSAPNGG
- a CDS encoding RidA family protein: MSTSTGLSNIDVAGMTTDQSPFPSATRAGDFIFVSGQVSKDENKVLVGEGDIYAQTVQTLKNLEKVLAAYNLTLASVATTTVYINDAAMAGEYNRAWVDTFAGHRPSRATIVAPLLNDKLLVEVQATAWAGK
- a CDS encoding PucR family transcriptional regulator; this encodes MDAQSYASQIPGAESGRVRLSDCIEFMQADLVHVNPTPGNLEHHVSDVLMYDPLDEWTNVDDRIILAVGITYGSADFDQLLHRAANSNAAAVIIKARGAHMEQLRSVAERNQLAVLVAPRDADWTRLVALARASVMGASADSVSGVRLGDLYAFANAVASITNGAASIVDPLGRVLGYSTLPGQPIDELRRVTTLALQESTPPAFDADFKAVYAAAGALYIPSTYEGVGRLALAVRAGGELLGSIWIVDPGAGNAQAALEALDRMAPLAGLHMLHARSASDFGERRNGDLIRTLIDDPAHASFAAAQLGLDVTRGLAVAALTIARPESGSLDSVREIQRLLHLVTTVSNVQFRTSHSALIGSVIYAVFPCPGNDARALHRRVVQEIGAYSHTISSHPLIATVGGIARRVEDLPQSRTEALQALEYLLNREAVARGAGSIEGKAVPAVALYEDHRIPLNLMKIGRFVAEQGLGAADDIEAIRAYDEEHQTDYTDTLRAYLVSNGNISTMAASLHVHNNTVRYRIAQMAKTFSLDLDDPQKRLWLWLRLTTTDLSTQTRLRSMTMQER